From the genome of Bombus pascuorum chromosome 2, iyBomPasc1.1, whole genome shotgun sequence, one region includes:
- the LOC132916245 gene encoding tafazzin isoform X1, translating into MVYDIKWIIPKLRNTGSLWNIASSITFVAVGIFSKIIIGRVRYALPPDKGHRKSVIGSRWPFKWLNRTTVYNKYIINRALSKRPENVPLITVSNHHSCFDDPGIWATLGLKSLMNRRKMRWSLAAHDICFTKTWHSYFFMLGKCIPVIRGGGVYQEAIDFCIEKLAAGDWVHVFPEGKVNMFKDNMRLKWGVGRLILESPVTPLVIPIYHLGMDEVLPNEPPYRLKIRKKVTLNYGEPIDFTELLEQLRASKASEVEARKAITDRIQEELIKLKTITEELHKKS; encoded by the exons ATGGTATACGACATTAAATGGATCATACCGAAACTTCGAAATACGGGTAGCCTCTGGAACATCGCGAGTAGTATAACCTTTGTAGCAGTAggaattttttctaaaatcatAATAG GGAGGGTCAGATACGCGTTACCGCCCGACAAAGGGCACAGGAAATCAGTCATTGGCTCTCGCTGGCCTTTCA AATGGCTGAACAGAACGACGGTATACAACAAATACATCATCAATCGTGCGTTAAGCAAAAGACCGGAAAATGTGCCGCTCATTACGGTTTCGAATCATCACAGTTGTTTCGATGACCCTGGCATATGGG CGACCCTGGGCCTGAAGAGTCTGATGAATCGACGTAAGATGAGGTGGTCGCTCGCGGCCCACGACATTTGTTTCACAAAGACCTGGCATTCGTACTTCTTTATGCTGGGCAAATGCATTCCTGTGATCAGAGGTGGCGGCGTGTATCAAGAAGCTATAGATTTCTGCATCGAAAAATTGGCAGCCGGTGATTGGGTTCACGTCTTTCCCGAAGGAAAAGTAAACATGTTTAAAGACAACATGAG ATTAAAGTGGGGTGTTGGAAGGTTAATATTGGAATCGCCAGTTACGCCACTGGTGATACCGATCTATCACCTTGGTATGGACGAAGTTCTTCCAAATGAGCCGCCGTACAGAttgaaaattcgtaaaaaGGTCACCTTGAATTACGGTGAGCCAATAGATTTTACTGAGTTACTAGAACAATTGCGTGCATCGAAAGCAAGTGAAGTGGAAGCGAGGAAAGCGATTACGGATCGTATTCAGGAAGAACTAATAAA acTAAAAACAATTACAGAAGAGCTTCATAAAAAGTCATGA
- the LOC132916245 gene encoding tafazzin isoform X2, which yields MVYDIKWIIPKLRNTGSLWNIASSITFVAVGIFSKIIIEWLNRTTVYNKYIINRALSKRPENVPLITVSNHHSCFDDPGIWATLGLKSLMNRRKMRWSLAAHDICFTKTWHSYFFMLGKCIPVIRGGGVYQEAIDFCIEKLAAGDWVHVFPEGKVNMFKDNMRLKWGVGRLILESPVTPLVIPIYHLGMDEVLPNEPPYRLKIRKKVTLNYGEPIDFTELLEQLRASKASEVEARKAITDRIQEELIKLKTITEELHKKS from the exons ATGGTATACGACATTAAATGGATCATACCGAAACTTCGAAATACGGGTAGCCTCTGGAACATCGCGAGTAGTATAACCTTTGTAGCAGTAggaattttttctaaaatcatAATAG AATGGCTGAACAGAACGACGGTATACAACAAATACATCATCAATCGTGCGTTAAGCAAAAGACCGGAAAATGTGCCGCTCATTACGGTTTCGAATCATCACAGTTGTTTCGATGACCCTGGCATATGGG CGACCCTGGGCCTGAAGAGTCTGATGAATCGACGTAAGATGAGGTGGTCGCTCGCGGCCCACGACATTTGTTTCACAAAGACCTGGCATTCGTACTTCTTTATGCTGGGCAAATGCATTCCTGTGATCAGAGGTGGCGGCGTGTATCAAGAAGCTATAGATTTCTGCATCGAAAAATTGGCAGCCGGTGATTGGGTTCACGTCTTTCCCGAAGGAAAAGTAAACATGTTTAAAGACAACATGAG ATTAAAGTGGGGTGTTGGAAGGTTAATATTGGAATCGCCAGTTACGCCACTGGTGATACCGATCTATCACCTTGGTATGGACGAAGTTCTTCCAAATGAGCCGCCGTACAGAttgaaaattcgtaaaaaGGTCACCTTGAATTACGGTGAGCCAATAGATTTTACTGAGTTACTAGAACAATTGCGTGCATCGAAAGCAAGTGAAGTGGAAGCGAGGAAAGCGATTACGGATCGTATTCAGGAAGAACTAATAAA acTAAAAACAATTACAGAAGAGCTTCATAAAAAGTCATGA